ATGCACGTATAGAttttaaaaaataattataattacagctaATTTGGCACATGCATGAGAGTAGATACACTTGATAAATCTGGGATCAAACTGGTTGCCTACTCACCTAGgctacacaataataatcCTGAATAATACAACTAGTAGTCTAAAAGTGGTAGTAAGCTTGGTCTTTGTGTCATACCTGCCCAAGCTGCAAAGAGGAAGAAGACGGCAATGGCTCCAAGAATCGGGCTGATGGAAGCAGCCACCCCAATGCCCAACTGGAACACCATATTCCACAACACCTCAGATAGCTCTGTAGGTGGAAGGGGCGAAAACATGTTACATAATTAAGGCATTGCATTCGGTGAAACACTGTAAAttctacatgcacacacaacttCAATCGGGAGCATTTTACAGGAatgttgaataattatgacacattCGCAGTGATTCTGTACAAGGATTGTATCATTGTATCTCACCAGCGTGAGCGAGACTGAGAGCCCAGAGTCGGAGGTAGGAGGCAGTGTTGGAGATGGTGCCAAGACAGTACTCAATTGTGTGGATGGATTGGTGAATGAAGATCTCACTAAACTCGAACTTTTCTCCCTCTTTCTCAGTGCCATCATCTTCTTTACCATCCATCTAGCAGCAGGGGTGATCACAAatactataatttttattatagcttatacatgtagatagtgCAGTATATTacacatgaataattatagctacatatatTTCACCTATACATTTGAtgaatgtatgtatgtagggAGGGAAAGAAAGAATTGATTCTCAGTAGgcgtcagggtgtcatacaggattttgaagtagaggggggaaataagaaagtaactagaaaatgttgctaaaaaaaaggtcaaccaTTATTTCAacaccctgttagtatgtaaaattaccagctatggacactcagccatacaactagtacatgAATgcagggggatatcccccctttcccccctgtatgacaccctgggcGTACGGCGTACTTGTATCAGATGTACACAGCAGAATACGATACGGGCCTGTACCTTTACAATCATGTTGTGCCTATCacattgacataattataacagtgtCATtacctatgtacatgtacagtatatataattatacatgtacttgtaactGACATTTTACTAAACGACGATCTATTAATATTAACTACATGATACTCATGTtaatactgtacagtatattcCCTTGCTGACCTTGTCGGAGTGTTTGCCTCCACCCTCCTCCTTGAGAATGATCTGGGCACGTTCATCATCAGCCGGTTCACCGTCAGGTGTCACGTTGTAACCAGACTCAGCCCGAGCACGGCTGTAGCCATCCTGTTGGGATTGACGAACAAATATTATATCATTCGTGTAGTGAGTCGtagcatgcagtatacataCATAAAATTAACGCTAAATACATGCAACACAATACAAAGTACCTTTGACTGCATTTTGTGTTTGATAAGGAGGTAAATAGGCTTGGCAAGCAACATCCACGGTACACACACCAACGCCACAATCACCAAAACAATTTGAATATATTTCTGTGAAAACAATCAACACATAATAAAAATGGAAAGGAAAACAACTGCCATATGTTATTttagcaatataattatatacacatatgATATATATAACAACGATGTGTATAAGAATGACCTGGAGCTGGGCTAGTTCATCAGTGTGACCAAACACGGAGTATTGTATCTGTGTGGGGTCAGTGTTGGTAACATCAGGGGAGCCGCCAAACTTGAGGAACATGTTGATGAGCGTGATCAGCAAACTGGGAGCCTGAGGGCAGAACAACaacgtcataattatgacacaaaaatgttcatcacaCAATTATAGCACTGTGCACAGCTAATACACTGGAGGCTGCAACAACTTGatattgtgtgtgttaattCTTACATAGTTGGGATTGACGTAGAAGAAGCACCACTTGAAGAAGATGAGGAAGACCAACCAGCCAAAGATGCACAACAGGAACAGAACTTGAGGTACAAACTCTAGTATGATGTTCAGATAGTTCTTGAAGTGGCTAGAAAATATAAAAACACAGCATGATTGAAAATCACCGTAGGCTGAGCTGTACAGCACTCAGTACAGTTGACCTCagacatgcactatatacatgtatatacactgtatacacacaggcCAGTTTTTAAATCTGACCCTCACACTCACATGTGATTGAAAACCTGCAGACAGACTCCAAACAACATCTGCATGACACCCAGAGTGATGGCCATCTTCATCTTGTAAGAGTTGGTGAAGACCAACTTGTTCTCGGCCACGTTCCAGATAGGGTCCAGTCCAAACGGGTAGGGGGTCATTTTTGTCATAGCCTCGCGGGGGACGTAGGTGAGATGACCCCCAGGTGCAAACTGGACACACGGTGGGTTTGGACAGCACCCGAGTATGTCACTGGCTGGTTGACTGAAAAGAATGAACTCAAGTCTAAAATCACAGTTACATAGCCGAATGTACATGCAAAATGCTGTGTAACAGAAATACTTAGTGAATATACAGTCAGATCAATCAATAAAATGACAATTTATTCAGAAGTGCTGTAACCATGCACTTACTCCATGGAACCGTTGGTGTAAGTGAGGTCCCACGAAGTGCCAAAGATATTGAGTGACTTGGAGAACACATCGTTGTACACCATCCCAGTGTAGATGGAGAACAGCCCCATGAGGAGAATGATGTAGCGACCATTGAACAGCGTAACAAACATCTGTGAGTGTACAATTGGTTTTTTATAATAGGGGATACGCATGCATGGTACCCAAGGAGCTCATTCGCCACCCTGTCAACCTATAAATACTGACTGTATACATAATGAGTAAGGTGGTTAATTAAAATGCCCTCCCTTGAATTTTGAATGCCGATAAACAATGAGCAATCTGTTTTCAAACAGCAAGGTCTTTTGGTACGAAATGTCTTTTTTCAATGCTTTTTACTTATTGACTGCATGCTATGTACACATTCCTAATTACTTgaagtttattatgcactgagtgtagaaatagattattgttgtgatggcctagATTAAACCGCAAAAAATATTCTGATCAGTGCGcaaacgtacatgcatgtgtgccatacatgtaggtatcaTGTACGGtacaatatacaataattttaCACGAATAAAAACAACAACGCACCTCTCCTCCGGGTCCGTTATAGTTGTTGAGTTTCTTCTCAAATAAGATGAGCAGAGCAGCAAAGGAGGCCATGATGATACCGTGACCTGCGTCACCAAACATCACCGCAAACAGGAACGGGAATGTGATGATCGTGTAcagggctgtgtgtgtggatgtgtgaaTTAGCACACTATAAACATGGAAACTTCAATATGAGGTGGAAGAGCTAGCTTGCAGGATACCAACTAATAGGTATACACTCACCTGGGTTGACCTCTTGATAGGTGGCCACTCCGTACGCATCCACAATGGCTTGGAAACCACGGGTGAACTTGTTGACCTTGTTGTAGGTGGGTGGAGCTTCATCAGTAGCCATCCTGTTTAGAATGGACGGTACAGTTGAACCACTACGCTCCTGTGGGGGTGTGACATACACGTCATGCAAACATGTCAcaatataatcattatacaCCAAGTTAatgactgtacaatgtaacgGTCATGTGACTTACGGTTCCCCTGGTGAGGGCAGCCTGTATCTCATCGAGAGCGTCTACAGGACACCAACACTCGGCAATGAGACAGCGCTGGGTCACGTCCAGGTTGAACATGTTCAGAATATGGTATACTGACTTGATCTTCTTCACCTGGAGAACaaaatacaagtacatgtataaacatGATTATGAAAATGAATTATCTCTCCATTAATaaaattagtacatgtacatgtatgaatgaTGTTCCCTTTATCACTAGCCCAGCCCACCATACACAAAGTGGTGGGTGAGATCATGTGACCTGTGGGAACTCTTTCTACCAAGGGATTGAGCTCAGGGAGGCTGAAATAACCCTCCATAAGTTTTGAAATCTTGGACAACAGCAATCACTGGTTTTAGGATCAAAGTTTAACTACGGACATAAAACAGTATGTTTTTTCGTGCACATAATCTTTCCaatttgttgtttttgtcTGTAAACTAATCACCGATCCCTTATTTATATCTTCTCCACCTTGGTCTGCCAGGTGTCCAGGTCTTGTGCTATCTCAGTGAGCTGGGTGATTGAGTGCTCTTCTGTTGTCTGGAGCACTGACTGGAGGTCACTGATACGTGCCGCCACTTGACCCACCATCTGGGCACGCTCGTCAGCTGTCTCCGGGCACTGGTACAGCATAGCTCGGAATCTAAGGGAAATGGTACGTGTCTCTAATTATGGGAATTATAGTGCACAAGAAGCTCTATAGTTATTAATTAATGGGAAATTCGTACaagaacacataattattagacagGAAACTTTCCATTTGCACAAATAGTCAGAACAATAAAGAttgtactatacacacacaggggttccataattatgacaatgggtataatgcacataataactgttgctacatgtagctacagcATTAACTATAGTACAGTAGGAGCTCACCCATCGCAGATTTTCCTGACCCTTGTCCTCAGCTGGTCTCCCTGGAAAAACAGGATGAACACTATCTTGTTCTCGAGGACAccctggtgtgtgtgagtgtgtgtgtgggaggggggagaTTAAAGTGAAAGAAATACGAGGTGGTGTGTTTATTCTAAGAGGTAAACATTTTCAGTTGGCAGCAACATCAACTGTTTGTTGCACAGGTACAAACAGTGTGGGTGGTTAAGATTTTCAGTCTGCACACATTTTCTGTGAATGTCAAGTACATCATTTATATGTAGAAAAGAAGCAAATCAGTACTACAATTCACGAAACAATTTTTAACCCCCCAGGACCTATGGTTGAAGATGAAAGCTGCCATTCGAGTACTTTCGAATACTTGTCTACTCTACTGCTGCTCTGCAACATGCCTGCATGCAGTTAGCTACAGTCATAGCACATGTACACTTTACAATGATAATAATGATGTTTACATCATCCTACAGCCAACACCTAAGGAAGGCAAAGTGTTGTTCATTGAGCCAAAGGCAATTAACTACTTTTCTTCGTTTGTACGCTTGTTGACGACTGTAAACGAATAGCTACACCATCATGCACTTCCCGATTGGTGGGACTAACTACGACTATGCATGGGATCAAACCAGCACTATTATTGAGCCACCTCAGAGCTCATGCACCTTTGTTTGCAGCCACAGTGCAAAATACATATTGGTATGTTCAGTAGCACTTCTTATTGTAcaggtatatgtacatgtatagcactGTTGGTGGGCAGACTTTTAGTCGTCGGCTGTAGGCTAGCACTGACTGTTGTGTTGCAGGTACAAGCACTATGGGCGGTCAGATTTTCAGTCGTGGACTGTAGTACACTGTTATTTTACAGGCAGAAGCACTGTGGGTGTATGGTCGGACTTTCAGTTGTGGGTTTTACAGGTACAAGCACTGAGGGTGGTCAGACTTTCAGTCGTGGGCTGTACGTAGCACCCAATGTTATTTTCCAGGTACAAGTACTGTTGGTGGCCAGACTTTCAGTCTACACACtatttagtacatgtacatcatttaCCGGTATATAAAGAAGCAGTAAACTTTACTTCACACCGTGAGATTTTCAATTGCTAATCCTGTAAGAAGATTGAAGATGAAAGCTATCATTGGAGCACTTATTCTACTCTACTGCTGCTCAGCAACACTGACTGCAGTAAGCCACAGTAActgtataccataattatgatacgtactgtattaattaattactaGAATGCTTTGTAAGTATCAGCAAACTTTGTGAGCGTAGATCACTTTGCAAAAataaattagtactggtaatTACATACGAACCttgatcgcaaagggtcaatttttctgctgatttggctcattcgcaaaggtttttcaccagcaaaatattctaaatacggtatgtacacatacaaaaattatgtgCAATAACATGATGGTTTCTCTATCCTACAGCCAATATCCAAAGTGTTATTCATTGAGCCTAAAACAATTAACTACTATGCTTCATTTGTACGCTCCACGATGACTATTATAGGAACCAATACCATCATGCGCTTCCCCATTGGTGGGACTAACAATGAGGAGTTGATTCGAGTTCCCCTCGGTAAACTAGACCCCCACGTGGTAATAAGAGTCACAGTTGCAATGAAACCTCATTCTCAAGGAGTAGAAAGTGACCCACACATTGGACTTACCGACGGAGTGGCTGAAAATCATATTAGACTTGGTGATGGAAATGGGGTCTGTTACCTTAACGGTGCCTCTTCTAATACGGCCACCCTACGTTCAGGATCGAAACAGCACTACGAGTACATCTTAATATTCGAGCCATTTCAAAACTACGGTGCATGCTCTCACCTCGGGGGTCATGTGACACCAGGATACTTTAATACCCGTATTGATGCAAGCAAAGGATTGGATTTTATAGTGAAGAGAGAACACAATGATGAGCAGTATAACTTCTACTACTTTCTCATTGAGATTCTTTAACTATACTGCAGAACATTTGCTAACACTACTGCAAAGCAACTGTTAAGTAGAACACTCACAGACATATAAAtacgtactataattatacatctacAAGTATGCTGCCATAAACTTTTCTCAAATCAATGTTTAAAATTACAAAACAGTAGCCACACTGAATGAACTCACAGTAGTTGGGTCCTCAAGAGGCTGCATTATATCTGCCTGTCTCAGGAACACGTTGCCACGACACGCCCTCCACAGGACACGCTCAAACGCAGCCACACGTTCCCTCACTATCACGCCAGTCACAAACCTGGGCACGGTGTGtcaaggggggggggagggggtcaATCATTGCATGAAGAGTTTTTAGTGCATGACTTGCCAGCAAATACAGATGagccacagaggaggtacgacacggtcacatgaccagccaaaaggattatgaatctcattaacttgtgcatgaatatcattcaagactgtgtactttgatagtggatttggtttggcatgtatctttcaagaaatacACTTGACGTTTCTAAGATCAGGATGGTTCATTGCTGGGCTTATACTAATatgaaatagcttttcaaccagtttcaaccaccattagattttgagatattattgtttttagtataattctgttttagagtgtttaataagtattctgtgcctgcattcaggataggatcactgccaacatctgagccttggttgttacaacaaatctaatctctacttgtaaaactctagctactagccagcaacaaattcactgagttttatgctctaaacttgtctctttatggcgctcacttgccaccagttgaatgtcgtcattggaatgcatttttaacgacttctttgcctttcttgccttcaatcaagaaatagcagccacgtgagcttaaccgcgtgtcgtacctcctctggatgaGCCATATGGCCAATGAAAACAACACTTCAATAAAGGTACAATATAACCACAACCTTGTTCCTCATAGGTGTCCATTAAAGCAAAGGTTAATAAAGAGCAATTTTTACTTGGGAATGGAAACACTACATAGTGAATACACGCACAACAGGGAATGCTATGGAAATTACAGTCACTTTCACCTCAATACTTACGTATACATGACAAATACTGACTCACGTGAACTTGGTCTGAGCAGTGGCTATCTGCAGATGCTCGTCCAACAGTCCCTTCTCCTCACGTCCTGTGATGTCCTCATCAGTGGTAATCTCTCCGCCAGGGCCCTTACGCTTACGGGTGGGTGTGGCAGTTACAGCATACTGCTCGGCCTGAGAGGGGATGTGCATCAAAGTACAAATCAAATTGTGTATGGCAAGGACATTTGCACGTACATATTACACACTCatattacacacatgtatgatCACAGTTCCAATTTTTACCTTACACACAGTTGCAGGCATTAGCTTTTAAACTGAGGCCCTAACTAACCACTTCCAGGGTAAATACAACCAGGAGTTCCTTAATGAACTCCTGGTACAACCCAATAACTGCATGCCTACACAACAGTAAAATTGCCTACAAGGGATGAtgaatcacacacacacgaaatTCCAAAAGTACAACAATAGGGACCCATTAGCCCTATGCATACTAACAAGGAGGGAACACTTATTCCTAGAATGGCAGTAGATTAGCCCTATGCACACTAACAAGGAGGGAACACTTATTCCTAGAATGGCAGTAGAGTGG
The Halichondria panicea chromosome 11, odHalPani1.1, whole genome shotgun sequence DNA segment above includes these coding regions:
- the LOC135344570 gene encoding V-type proton ATPase 116 kDa subunit a 1-like, which codes for MSSLFRSEEMTLAQLFLQSEAAYSCVRELGELGKVQFRDVNADVNAFQRKFINEVRRCDEMERKLRFLNNELVKVDIELRPGGNVEAPEPQAMIDLESKFEVLETEVKEINTNKETLKKNLLDLIELQHILDKTRGFFQEAEQYAVTATPTRKRKGPGGEITTDEDITGREEKGLLDEHLQIATAQTKFTFVTGVIVRERVAAFERVLWRACRGNVFLRQADIMQPLEDPTTGVLENKIVFILFFQGDQLRTRVRKICDGFRAMLYQCPETADERAQMVGQVAARISDLQSVLQTTEEHSITQLTEIAQDLDTWQTKVKKIKSVYHILNMFNLDVTQRCLIAECWCPVDALDEIQAALTRGTERSGSTVPSILNRMATDEAPPTYNKVNKFTRGFQAIVDAYGVATYQEVNPALYTIITFPFLFAVMFGDAGHGIIMASFAALLILFEKKLNNYNGPGGEMFVTLFNGRYIILLMGLFSIYTGMVYNDVFSKSLNIFGTSWDLTYTNGSMDQPASDILGCCPNPPCVQFAPGGHLTYVPREAMTKMTPYPFGLDPIWNVAENKLVFTNSYKMKMAITLGVMQMLFGVCLQVFNHIHFKNYLNIILEFVPQVLFLLCIFGWLVFLIFFKWCFFYVNPNYAPSLLITLINMFLKFGGSPDVTNTDPTQIQYSVFGHTDELAQLQKYIQIVLVIVALVCVPWMLLAKPIYLLIKHKMQSKDGYSRARAESGYNVTPDGEPADDERAQIILKEEGGGKHSDKMDGKEDDGTEKEGEKFEFSEIFIHQSIHTIEYCLGTISNTASYLRLWALSLAHAELSEVLWNMVFQLGIGVAASISPILGAIAVFFLFAAWAAMTIGILLVMEGLSAFLHALRLHWVEFQNKFYDGNGYKFTPFSFEAILKGEDD